The Dickeya poaceiphila DNA window GGTTTGCTTCCAGATAAGCCAGCCGCACCGCGATATTCGCCCCAAAGCGAAAACCAAAAGCACCGACGCGAGTGTGATCGACCCATGGCACATCTGGCAGCGCACGCAGTACCTGCTGATGCAGAAAGCTGGAATCCTGATCCAGTTTCCAACGCGAAGAGAACCCTACCGACGGCATATCCACCGTCAACATCGCAAATCCGGTCGGCGCGAGATAATCCTGAAACAGGCGATGATAATCGCATTGCAGCATATCCAGACTGCCGCATATCAGTACCGTCGGGAACGGTGCCTGCCCCTGCGCCGGCAGATGCAGGAACGCCGTCAACTGCCCGCCGCCCTCCACCGGAAACGTCAGGGTTTTGAGTTCATAAGACAGGTGGGTAGCCGCTTCTTCATAAGCACGATTAGCCAATACCTGGGCCTGTTCTGCCAGATCATCGCCTTTAAGGTGGGGATAAGCAGCAATACTGTACAGATTAGCAGCATTCAACCAGCACTGACCGGTCTGCTCGCTCTTATGGGGGTGCTGGCCAGCCTGCTGCTGCCAGCGCATACCTTGCGATACCCATTCATATATCCAGTTACCGCCGCGATAACCAATGACCGTATCCAGATGCTGGTCGTCGCTGCGCGCTGCCTGACTGGCGGCAATACGCGACAGCACCTCTTCAATCTCCCACGGATGTACGCCGCGCCAAATCCACAACAGCCGGTTGAGCATCCGGTACCAGTTACGGGGGTTTTCTCCCTCCAGCGCTGACTGCATGGCCGCAGCACCGGCCACATGACGGGAACGCTGAATCAGCGTGGAGGTTTCCTGATGCTTGACTGAGGGTTTAAACAGCGT harbors:
- the frsA gene encoding esterase FrsA — translated: MVQANLSETLFKPSVKHQETSTLIQRSRHVAGAAAMQSALEGENPRNWYRMLNRLLWIWRGVHPWEIEEVLSRIAASQAARSDDQHLDTVIGYRGGNWIYEWVSQGMRWQQQAGQHPHKSEQTGQCWLNAANLYSIAAYPHLKGDDLAEQAQVLANRAYEEAATHLSYELKTLTFPVEGGGQLTAFLHLPAQGQAPFPTVLICGSLDMLQCDYHRLFQDYLAPTGFAMLTVDMPSVGFSSRWKLDQDSSFLHQQVLRALPDVPWVDHTRVGAFGFRFGANIAVRLAYLEANRLRAVACLGPIVHHLLSDAQRQQQVPDMFMDVLASRLGMTYSSDAALLVEMGRYSLKTQGLLGRRCPTPMLSGYWKDDLISPPEESMLIVNSSQQGKLLALNFSPVYQTFHLALQQMTDWLHRQLR